A DNA window from Ovis aries strain OAR_USU_Benz2616 breed Rambouillet chromosome 7, ARS-UI_Ramb_v3.0, whole genome shotgun sequence contains the following coding sequences:
- the CIDEB gene encoding lipid transferase CIDEB, which translates to MEYLSNLDPSGLLRSVSNMSADLGRKVWTSAPPPQRPFRVCDHKRTTRKGLTAATRQELLDKALEALALSGALTLVLEEDGTTVESEDFFQLLEDDTCLMVLELGQRWSPRRSGVLSYGLGQEKPKHSKDIARITFDVYKQSPRDLFGSLNIKATFYGLYSMSCDIQGLGPKKILRELLRWASSLLQGLGHMLLGISSTLRRAVEGTERWQRQGRLKPY; encoded by the exons ATGGAGTACCTCTCTAACCTGGACCCCAGCGGCCTGCTCAG GTCAGTATCCAACATGAGCGCCGATTTGGGCCGAAAGGTCTGGACCTCGGCTCCACCACCCCAGCGACCTTTCCGAGTCTGTGATCACAAGCGGACCACCCGGAAAGGCCTGACAGCCGCTACCCGTCAGGAACTGCTAGACAAG GCTCTGGAGGCCCTGGCGCTGAGTGGAGCACTCACACTGGTGCTGGAGGAAGACGGGACCACCGTGGAGAGCGAGGACTTCTTCCAGCTGTTGGAGGATGACACGTGCCTGATGGTGCTGGAGCTGGGACAGCGCTGGAGCCCCCGCAGG AGTGGGGTGCTGTCGTATGGCCTGGGCCAggagaagcccaagcacagcaagGACATCGCCCGCATCACCTTCGACGTATACAAGCAGAGCCCTCGAGATCTCTTCGGCAGCCTGAATATCAAAGCCACATTTTACGGGCTCTACTCCATGAGCTGTGACATTCAAGGACTCGGCCCAAAGAAAATACTCAG GGAGCTCCTCCGATGGGCCTCCTCACTGCTGCAAGGCCTGGGCCATATGCTGCTTGGGATTTCCTCCACCCTTCGTCGTGCAGTAGAAGGGACTGAGCGGTGGCAACGGCAGGGTCGCCTTAAACCCTACTGA
- the LTB4R gene encoding leukotriene B4 receptor 1 isoform X2 → MNTTSPAAASSSGVSFISLLVIIVLSVALAVGLPGNSFVVWSILAKLQKRSVTALMVLHLALADLAVLLTAPFFLHSVAQGTWTFGLSGCRLFHYVCGVSMYASVLLIMTMSLDRSLAVALPFVSQKLRTKAVAWRVLAGIWVVSVLLATPVVLYRTVHLESNNRSLTCFPKYPSERHRAFHLFFEVITGFLLPFLVVVASYCDIGRRLRARRFRRSRRTGRLVALIILAFAAFWLPYHMVNLVEGFRAAVGKALGSGPVGKRLLLARHVLITLAFLSSSVNPLLYACAGGGLLRSAGVGFIAKLLEGTGSEASSSRRGGTLAQTVRGIPASPEPDPAESLTASTNPLE, encoded by the coding sequence ATGAACACCACATCCCCTGCAGCGGCCTCCTCATCAGGAGTCAGTTTCATCTCTCTGCTGGTCATCATCGTACTGTCAGTGGCACTGGCTGTAGGGCTTCCTGGCAACAGCTTTGTGGTGTGGAGCATCCTGGCAAAGCTGCAGAAGCGCTCTGTCACTGCCCTGATGGTGCTGCACTTGGCTCTGGCCGACTTGGCCGTGTTGCTCACTGCCCCCTTTTTCCTCCACTCTGTGGCCCAAGGCACCTGGACTTTTGGATTGTCCGGCTGCCGCCTGTTCCACTATGTCTGTGGAGTCAGCATGTATGCCAGCGTCCTACTTATCATGACCATGAGTCTGGACCGCTCCCTGGCAGTGGCCCTCCCCTTTGTGTCCCAGAAGCTGCGCACCAAGGCAGTCGCCTGGCGGGTGCTGGCCGGCATCTGGGTGGTGTCTGTTCTGCTGGCCACTCCCGTCGTCTTGTACCGCACGGTGCACTTGGAATCGAACAATAGGAGCCTGACCTGCTTCCCGAAGTACCCCAGCGAAAGACATCGGGCCTTCCATCTGTTCTTCGAGGTGATCACCGGCTTCCTTCTGCCCTTCCTGGTCGTGGTGGCCAGCTACTGCGACATTGGGCGCAGGTTGCGGGCCCGGCGCTTCCGCCGCAGCCGCCGCACCGGCCGCCTGGTGGCGCTCATCATCCTGGCCTTCGCCGCCTTTTGGCTGCCCTACCACATGGTGAACCTGGTCGAGGGGTTCCGCGCGGCAGTGGGCAAGGCCCTGGGTTCCGGACCGGTGGGTAAGCGGCTGCTCCTGGCCCGCCACGTGCTCATTACGCTGGCCTTCCTGAGCAGCAGCGTGAACCCCCTGCTGTACGCGTGCGCCGGGGGCGGCCTGTTGCGCTCAGCCGGTGTGGGCTTCATCGCCAAGCTGTTGGAGGGCACCGGCTCCGAGGCGTCCAGCAGCCGTCGCGGGGGCACCCTGGCCCAGACGGTAAGGGGCATCCCCGCGTCTCCCGAGCCTGACCCTGCCGAGAGCCTCACTGCCTCCACCAACCCTCTCGAGTGA
- the DHRS1 gene encoding dehydrogenase/reductase SDR family member 1, protein MPATMKGQVCVVTGASRGIGRGIALQLCQAGATVYITGRHLDTLQATAQEAQSRGGRCVPVVCDSSQESEVRNLFEQVDREQQGRLDVLVNNAYAGVQSILNNSNKSFWESPASIWDDINNVGLRGHYLCSVYGARLMVPAGRGLIVIISSIGGLQYLFSVPYGVGKAACDRMAADCAQELRRHGVSYVSLWPGMVQTELLKERMMKEENASDPLIKQFKFRFSSAETTEMSGKCVVALATDPNILSLSGKVLPSCDLARRYGLQDVDGRPVQDYLSLSSALSHVSSLGWLASYLPGFLRVPKWVMTLYASKF, encoded by the exons ATGCCAGCTACCATGAAGGGCCAGGTGTGCGTGGTGACTGGTGCCTCCAGGGGTATTGGCAGGGGCATCGCTTTGCAGCTCTGCCAAGCAGGCGCTACAGTTTACATCACTGGCCGCCACCTGGACACGCTGCAGGCCACTGCTCAGGAG GCGCAATCCCGGGGAGGCCGGTGTGTGCCCGTGGTATGTGATTCAAGCCAGGAGAGTGAAGTGCGAAACCTGTTTGAGCAGGTGGATCGAGAACAGCAAGGACGTCTGGATGTGCTGGTCAACAATGCCTATGCTGGGGTCCAG TCGATCCTGAACAACTCCAATAAGTCATTCTGGGAAAGCCCCGCCTCCATTTGGGATGACATCAACAACGTTGGACTCAG AGGCCATTACTTGTGTTCAGTGTATGGGGCTCGGCTGATGGTACCAGCTGGCCGGGGGCTCATCGTGATCATCTCCTCCATTGGGGGGCTGCAGTATCTCTTCAGCGTTCCCTATGGCGTGGGCAAAGCTGCG TGCGACAGGATGGCTGCGGACTGTGCTCAGGAGCTGCGGCGTCACGGGGTCAGCTACGTGTCTCTGTGGCCGGGGATGGTGCAGACAGAGCTGCTGAAGGAGCGCATGATGAAGGAGGAGAATGCTTCAGATCCCCTGATTAAGCAG TTCAAATTTCGTTTCTCATCCGCGGAGACCACAGAAATGAGTGGCAAGTGTGTGGTGGCGTTGGCAACAG ATCCCAACATCCTGAGCCTGAGCGGGAAGGTGCTGCCGTCCTGTGACCTCGCACGGCGCTACGGCCTGCAGGATGTTGATG GCCGCCCTGTCCAGGATTATTTGTCTTTGAGCTCCGCCCTCTCCCATGTCTCCAGCCTGGGCTGGCTGGCCTCCTACTTGCCTGGGTTTCTCCGGGTGCCCAAGTGGGTCATGACCCTCTATGCTAGCAAGTTCTAA
- the LTB4R gene encoding leukotriene B4 receptor 1 isoform X1, translating to MLDTDLVLAIAMNTTSPAAASSSGVSFISLLVIIVLSVALAVGLPGNSFVVWSILAKLQKRSVTALMVLHLALADLAVLLTAPFFLHSVAQGTWTFGLSGCRLFHYVCGVSMYASVLLIMTMSLDRSLAVALPFVSQKLRTKAVAWRVLAGIWVVSVLLATPVVLYRTVHLESNNRSLTCFPKYPSERHRAFHLFFEVITGFLLPFLVVVASYCDIGRRLRARRFRRSRRTGRLVALIILAFAAFWLPYHMVNLVEGFRAAVGKALGSGPVGKRLLLARHVLITLAFLSSSVNPLLYACAGGGLLRSAGVGFIAKLLEGTGSEASSSRRGGTLAQTVRGIPASPEPDPAESLTASTNPLE from the exons ATGTTGGATACTGACCTG GTCCTTGCTATAGCCATGAACACCACATCCCCTGCAGCGGCCTCCTCATCAGGAGTCAGTTTCATCTCTCTGCTGGTCATCATCGTACTGTCAGTGGCACTGGCTGTAGGGCTTCCTGGCAACAGCTTTGTGGTGTGGAGCATCCTGGCAAAGCTGCAGAAGCGCTCTGTCACTGCCCTGATGGTGCTGCACTTGGCTCTGGCCGACTTGGCCGTGTTGCTCACTGCCCCCTTTTTCCTCCACTCTGTGGCCCAAGGCACCTGGACTTTTGGATTGTCCGGCTGCCGCCTGTTCCACTATGTCTGTGGAGTCAGCATGTATGCCAGCGTCCTACTTATCATGACCATGAGTCTGGACCGCTCCCTGGCAGTGGCCCTCCCCTTTGTGTCCCAGAAGCTGCGCACCAAGGCAGTCGCCTGGCGGGTGCTGGCCGGCATCTGGGTGGTGTCTGTTCTGCTGGCCACTCCCGTCGTCTTGTACCGCACGGTGCACTTGGAATCGAACAATAGGAGCCTGACCTGCTTCCCGAAGTACCCCAGCGAAAGACATCGGGCCTTCCATCTGTTCTTCGAGGTGATCACCGGCTTCCTTCTGCCCTTCCTGGTCGTGGTGGCCAGCTACTGCGACATTGGGCGCAGGTTGCGGGCCCGGCGCTTCCGCCGCAGCCGCCGCACCGGCCGCCTGGTGGCGCTCATCATCCTGGCCTTCGCCGCCTTTTGGCTGCCCTACCACATGGTGAACCTGGTCGAGGGGTTCCGCGCGGCAGTGGGCAAGGCCCTGGGTTCCGGACCGGTGGGTAAGCGGCTGCTCCTGGCCCGCCACGTGCTCATTACGCTGGCCTTCCTGAGCAGCAGCGTGAACCCCCTGCTGTACGCGTGCGCCGGGGGCGGCCTGTTGCGCTCAGCCGGTGTGGGCTTCATCGCCAAGCTGTTGGAGGGCACCGGCTCCGAGGCGTCCAGCAGCCGTCGCGGGGGCACCCTGGCCCAGACGGTAAGGGGCATCCCCGCGTCTCCCGAGCCTGACCCTGCCGAGAGCCTCACTGCCTCCACCAACCCTCTCGAGTGA
- the LTB4R2 gene encoding leukotriene B4 receptor 2, protein MSVCYRPPGNETLLSWKTSRATGTAFLLLAALLGLPGNGFVVWSLAGWRSARGRPLAATLVLHLALADGAVLLLTPLFVAFLTRQAWPLGQAGCKAVYYVCALSMYASVLLTGLLSLQRCLAVTRPFLAPRLRSPALARRLLLAVWLAALVLATPAAVYRHLGADRVCQLCHPSAAHAAAHLSLETLTAFVLPFGLVLGCYGVTLARLRGVRWGAGRRVTRVGRLVGAIVLAFGLLWAPYHAVNVLQALAALAPPEGAFARLGGAGQAARAGTTALAFFSSSVNPVLYLFTAGDLLPRAGPRFLLRLFEGSGEARGGGRSRDGTLELRATPRLKVVGRGGGNGDPGGGAQKDSQGWDP, encoded by the coding sequence ATGTCGGTCTGCTACCGTCCTCCGGGAAACGAGACGCTGCTGAGCTGGAAGACCTCGCGGGCCACGGGTACGGCCTTCCTGCTGCTGGCGGCGCTGCTGGGGCTGCCGGGCAATGGCTTTGTGGTGTGGAGCCTGGCCGGCTGGCGGTCCGCGCGAGGGCGCCCCCTGGCGGCCACGCTCGTGCTGCACCTGGCGCTGGCCGACGGCGCGGTGCTGCTGCTCACGCCGCTCTTCGTGGCCTTCCTGACCCGGCAGGCCTGGCCCCTGGGCCAGGCGGGCTGCAAGGCCGTGTACTACGTGTGCGCGCTCAGCATGTACGCCAGCGTGCTGCTCACCGGGCTGCTCAGCCTGCAGCGCTGCCTCGCCGTCACGCGCCCCTTCCTGGCGCCCCGGCTACGCAGCCCGGCCCTGGCCCGCCGCCTGCTGCTGGCCGTCTGGCTGGCCGCCCTGGTGCTCGCCACCCCGGCGGCCGTCTACCGTCACCTCGGGGCGGACCGTGTGTGCCAGCTGTGCCACCCGTCGGCCGCCCACGCCGCCGCCCACCTGAGCCTGGAGACCCTGACCGCCTTCGTGCTGCCCTTCGGGCTGGTGCTCGGTTGCTACGGCGTGACGCTGGCGCGGCTGCGGGGCGTCCGCTGGGGCGCCGGGCGGCGCGTGACGCGGGTGGGCCGGCTGGTGGGCGCCATCGTGCTGGCCTTCGGCCTGCTCTGGGCCCCCTACCATGCCGTCAACGTGCTGCAGGCGCTCGCCGCGCTGGCTCCGCCCGAAGGGGCCTTCGCCAGGCTTGGCGGGGCGGGCCAGGCGGCGCGAGCCGGAACCACGGCTCTGGCCTTCTTCAGCTCCAGCGTCAACCCGGTGCTCTACCTCTTCACCGCCGGGGATCTCCTGCCCCGGGCGGGTCCCCGCTTCCTCCTGCGGCTCTTTGAGGGCTCCGGAGAAGCCCGAGGGGGCGGCCGCTCTAGGGACGGGACCTTGGAGCTCCGAGCTACCCCTCGGCTCAAAGTggtggggcggggcggcggcAATGGAGACCCTGGGGGCGGAGCACAGAAGGATAGTCAGGGTTGGGACCCTTGA
- the NOP9 gene encoding nucleolar protein 9 has protein sequence MGLGPRSPHKRGRRFPAGGKRGRGAKGSGRPPPGSQRHPCPPPDGRSEPAPDAHPHLSPEALGYFRRALSALKEAPETGEERELMVHNVLKEVEAQALALATNRTGSEMLQELLGFSPRKPLCRVWAALHSNLRFVACHRCGVHVLQSALLQLPRLLGSPAEEEEEEEDGKDGHVETLEELVLGLAAEVCDDFLFYCGDTHGSFVVRTLLQVLGGTLLESERARHRGSQSPEAQKAPSRECKPTDFEVPETFLNCLQNLSSCFLKDVAVFITDKISSFCLQVALQILHRKLPQFCAHLCSAVIGYLSSRNSSADGSPLLLFLRDQTSSRLLEQVLLVSEPPRLQSLFEDHLQGQLQALAAHSIANFPLQRFLDAITTPELLSPVFEELSPALEAVLAQGHPGVVIALVGACRRVGTHQAQVLQLLLEAFHCAEPSSRQVACVPLFATLMAYEVYYGLAEEEGAVPMEHQVEMATARDLGEVTVLGSLLLQHLLHFSRPCLILQSLSALTGPQLLTLAQSPAGSHVLDAVLTSPSVTRKQRRRVLKLLKGHYVALACSRHGSRVLDAIWSGAALGARKEIAAELGERNQELIRDPFGHHVARNVALTTFLKRREAWEQEQGAVAKRRRALNSILED, from the exons ATGGGCTTGGGTCCGCGTTCCCCCCACAAACGGGGGCGCCGGTTCCCAGCTGGCGGAAAACGAGGGCGCGGGGCCAAGGGCTCGGGGCGCCCCCCACCAGGCAGCCAGCGACATCCCTGCCCGCCTCCGGATGGGCGTTCGGAGCCGGCCCCAGATGCGCACCCTCACCTGAGCCCAGAAGCTCTGGGGTATTTCCGCCGGGCTCTGTCCGCGCTGAAAGAGGCCCCAGAGACGGGAGAAGAACGAG aGCTGATGGTGCACAATGTTTTGAAGGAAGTGGAAGCTCAGGCCCTAGCCTTGGCCACAAACCGGACTGGCAGTGAGATGCTGCAGGAACTGTTGGGGTTCAGCCCCCGGAAGCCGTTGTGTCGAGTATGGGCCGCTCTGCACTCCAATTTGCGCTTTGTGGCCTGTCATCGATGTGGGGTCCACGTTTTGCAAAGCGCTTTGCTGCAGCTGCCTCGATTGCTAGGGAGCcctgcagaggaggaggaggaggaggaggatgggaaggATGGTCACGTGGAGACCCTGGAGGAGCTGGTCCTGGGACTAGCTGCTGAGGTCTgtgatgattttcttttctattgtggAGACACACATGGCAGCTTCGTGGTCAGAACTTTGCTGCAGGTATTGGGAGGGACTCTTCTGGAGTCTGAGAGAGCCAGGCACCGTGGCTCCCAGTCACCTG AAGCACAAAAGGCCCCATCTCGGGAATGTAAGCCAACTGATTTTGAGGTCCCTGAAACCTTCTTGAATTGCCTTCAGAACCTGAGCTCCTGCTTTCTAAAGGACGTTGCTG TGTTTATCACTGACAAGATATCCAGCTTCTGCCTTCAAGTGGCCTTACAGATCTTACACCGCAAGCTGCCCCAGTTTTGTGCCCACCTCTGCAGTGCTGTGATTGGCTATCTGAGTAGCCGGAATTCCTCAGCAGATGGCAG CCCCCTATTGCTGTTTCTGCGAGATCAGACAAGCTCCAGGCTCCTGGAGCAGGTGCTGCTAGTGTCAGAGCCCCCAAGGCTCCAGAGCCTCTTTGAAGATCACCTCCAAGGACAGCTGCAGGCCTTGGCTGCACATTCTATTGCCAACTTCCCTTTGCAGCGTTTCTTGGATGCTATCACCACCCCTGAGCTG CTGTCCCCTGTGTTTGAGGAGCTGAGCCCCGCCCTGGAAGCTGTGCTGGCCCAGGGTCACCCAGGGGTAGTCATTGCCCTGGTTGGCGCCTGCCGCAGAGTTGGGACCCACCAAGCCCAGGTCCTGCAGCTGTTGTTGGAG GCATTCCACTGTGCAGAGCCCTCTTCCCGGCAAGTGGCCTGTGTGCCCCTCTTTGCCACTTTGATGGCTTATGAGGTGTACTATGGACTggcggaggaggagggggcagtgCCCATGGAGCACCAG GTGGAAATGGCCACCGCCAGGGACCTGGGGGAAGTGACAGTTCTTGGGTCTCTCCTGCTGCAGCATCTGCTGCACTTCTCCAGGCCCTGTCTCATACTCCAAAGTCTCAGTGCCTTGACAGGACCGCAGCTTCTGACTCTGGCCCAAAGCCCTGCCGGCTCCCACGTGCTCGATGCCGTCCTCACCAGCCCCTCCGTGACACGCAAGCAGCGCCGCCGGGTGCTAAAGCTCCTAAAG GGACATTATGTGGCGCTGGCCTGTAGTCGCCATGGCAGCCGTGTGCTAGATGCTATCTGGAGCGGAGCAGCCTTGGGGGCCCGGAAGGAAATTGCTGCTGAGCTGG GGGAGCGGAACCAGGAGCTGATAAGAGACCCTTTTGGCCACCATGTGGCTCGAAACGTGGCCCTGACTACCTTCCTGAAGCGTCGAGAGGCTTGGGAACAGGAGCAGGGGGCGGTGGCCAAGCGGAGGCGGGCCTTGAACTCCATACTTGAAGACTGA